CGTGAGTTATGGCTTTATGGCGGAATGGATAAGCATTTTTCGGTTGTCTATGAGACCCCAACGTTACAGGTTAAATCAACCCTTCTTAAGGGTGTTAGCCAACCGTCATTTTATAGTAAAGTTGGGGGTGTTGTCGAAGTGCTGAATGCATTTGACTCTATACCTGTTTTATACAACTGGGAAAATGGTGCCTATAGAGTATTAATATCGGATGATATTGCGGTTTTGCAGTATTTTAAGTTTGGTAGTGCAACTGATTCTGTATATATAAACAAAGCCTTTGCCGATGCAGAAAAAAAGGGGGTCTCAAGATTTGTTCTTGATTTAAGGGGAAATATTGGTGGCACAACAAAGGTTTATGACGCATTCTTTGCTCATTTAACGCAGGACTCTATTCCTTATTTCTCAAGGGTAGAGTATAAGGTTAGTAAAGAATTGCTGGATAGAAAACCTTACGGGAATAGGTTCAAATATCCTGATGAAGCTAACATCGGTAAGCAATGTGAGTTGAATGCAAACTCCCTGCGCTATTCTCCTAAGAAGTCTCCTTTATATTTAGGCCGTTTCTATGTTTTGTGTGATGAAGGAACTTTTTCCACAGCTAGTGCTTTTTGTGCAATAGTTCAAGACAATAAGTTAGGTAAGTTGATTGGACGAGCAACTGGAGGTATGGGATCTTCTTTTGGGAATTTTCTTGTTTTTATGTTGCCGAATTCTAAAATTCCTCTCCTTGTTTCTTCTGCTCGCTACTATCGCCCTAATGGAGATCGGGAATTCACCCCCGTTATTCCAGATGTTTTTGTTGATGATTGTGATTTGTTGAATTTCTTTAATAAATGTAAATAGTATGAAGTGGTCGTTTTATAATTCGCAAGATTCAACTCACAAATGCAACTTGGGTTAACTGATTGTATGTTAAGAGTGGCGAGATAAACCCTAGCCTTTTTCTAGGTCAACTTTAAGCCTAAGCGGCGTGGCCGTTCTTAGCACCGAAGAGCAAAAGATGGTAAAGGGTGGACAACTCCAACGTTTTAGATGCACCTGTGATTTAGGTGTAGGTGGTTGGTATGGCAATTATGACGATATTGATGCAACTCAGGGATCTACCATGAATTGGTGTGAATA
The sequence above is a segment of the Williamwhitmania taraxaci genome. Coding sequences within it:
- a CDS encoding S41 family peptidase, which codes for MMEKNHYGKNRLFRKSFITQNTFSRELWLYGGMDKHFSVVYETPTLQVKSTLLKGVSQPSFYSKVGGVVEVLNAFDSIPVLYNWENGAYRVLISDDIAVLQYFKFGSATDSVYINKAFADAEKKGVSRFVLDLRGNIGGTTKVYDAFFAHLTQDSIPYFSRVEYKVSKELLDRKPYGNRFKYPDEANIGKQCELNANSLRYSPKKSPLYLGRFYVLCDEGTFSTASAFCAIVQDNKLGKLIGRATGGMGSSFGNFLVFMLPNSKIPLLVSSARYYRPNGDREFTPVIPDVFVDDCDLLNFFNKCK